One genomic window of Arvicola amphibius chromosome 4, mArvAmp1.2, whole genome shotgun sequence includes the following:
- the Natd1 gene encoding protein NATD1 codes for MAHATPPSALEQGGPIRVEHDRQRRQFSVRLNGCHDRAVLLYEYVGKRIVDLQHTEVPDAYRGRGIAKHLAKAALDFVVEEDLKAHLTCWYIQKYVKENPLPQYLERLQP; via the exons ATGGCACACGCGACCCCGCCGAGTGCGCTGGAGCAAGGCGGCCCCATCCGCGTGGAACACGACCGCCAACGCCGCCAGTTCTCCGTGCGCCTCAACG GATGTCATGACCGGGCCGTCCTGCTCTATGAGTATGTGGGCAAGCGGATCGTAGACCTGCAGCACACAGAGGTTCCAGATGCTTACCGTGGGCGTGGCATTGCCAAGCACCTGGCCAAG GCCGCCCTGGACTTCGTGGTGGAGGAAGACCTGAAGGCTCACCTCACCTGCTGGTATATACAGAAATACGTCAAGGAAAACCCCCTGCCACAGTACCTGGAGCGCCTACAGCCATGA